Proteins co-encoded in one Gossypium arboreum isolate Shixiya-1 chromosome 11, ASM2569848v2, whole genome shotgun sequence genomic window:
- the LOC108478397 gene encoding uncharacterized protein LOC108478397, protein MFLRRRHTQKDDSEQRDAKVIELRTAIGPLSGRCSLFCTDACLMRYLEARNWNVDKARKMLEETLKWRSTYKPEEIRWHEVAHEGETGKVSRASFHDRQGRTVLILRPEMQNTTSAENNIRYLVYLLENAIINLSEGQEQMSWLIDFTGFSLNTSVPIRTARDIIYILQSHYPERLAIAFLYNPPRFFEAFYKAVRYFLDPKTAQKVKFVYPKNKDSVEMMQLYFDIENLPNEFGGNATLKYDHEEFSRLMAQDDVKTAKFWGIDEKPYQIGNGHSVALEPAPIAQQAS, encoded by the exons GTCATTGAACTCAGGACTGCAATAGGACCCCTGTCTGGGCGCTGTTCATTGTTCTGTACCGATGCATGCCTCATGAGATATTTAGAAGCTCGGAATTGGAATGTAGACAAGGCAAGGAAGATGTTAGAAGAGACATTAAAGTGGCGATCGACTTATAAGCCTGAAGAAATCCGTTGG CACGAAGTGGCACATGAAGGTGAGACCGGAAAAGTATCCCGAGCGAGTTTCCATGACCGTCAAGGAAGAACAGTGCTTATATTGAGGCCTGAAATGCAG AACACTACATCAGCGGAAAATAATATTCGCTATTTGGTCTATCTCTTAGAAAATGCTATCATAAATCTCTCCGAAGGCCAAGAGCAAATGTCATGGTTGATAGACTTCACAGGATTTTCCTTGAACACCAGTGTTCCCATAAGAACAGCCCGGGATATCATATACATCCTTCAAAGCCACTATCCAGAGAGGCTGGCAATCGCTTTCTTGTATAATCCACCAAGGTTTTTTGAAGCCTTCTATAAG GCTGTGAGGTATTTTCTGGATCCAAAAACAGCTCAGAAGGTGAAATTTGTTTACCCCAAAAACAAAGATAGTGTGGAGATGATGCaattatattttgatattgaGAACCTCCCCAACGAATTTGGGGGAAACGCAACATTAAAGTATGACCACGAAGAGTTCTCACGATTGATGGCTCAAGACGATGTAAAAACTGCTAAATTCTGGGGAATTGATGAGAAACCATACCAAATTGGCAATGGACATTCAGTAGCACTGGAGCCAGCGCCCATTGCACAACAAGCGAGCTGA